A genomic segment from Antedon mediterranea chromosome 6, ecAntMedi1.1, whole genome shotgun sequence encodes:
- the LOC140051045 gene encoding zinc finger MIZ domain-containing protein 1-like isoform X2, with protein MLSLWCEDLGRLLLLRHQKNRTSETGRHTPSLTPANMHSQMSKGMQPNMLQGPDPGLSWQGPPRQSHHQQPSLSVVTTVWGVTQTTNSAPNTNNSFVQGGNNPINGMNNTQFLQQQDSYTANHIAQAKGFPMNGPGPYRRDSQPYRGPANGYPQNPHNTHQPGMQGDMAQPAAAAAAAAVAAAAATATATATATVLKEQQQQQQQQQQQGMDYGGMRPGPGFNQPFPGQPNNFGNKQQMYSSGMQRQYPQYMKRPYPGHPGHMNQPGFNPQAASNPAYQNMHNVPPNSYQKMSNTFQAQSRMASPNFMVRQKMPLRSDYGSMGGNGPFFRDHPMGMQYNQPNIGQLPNSHAVNFQHSPGGMPGNPTPPLTPGPNIPSYMSPTPQDVKPYPNGPPDLKNYSNGPADMKSYSNGPVDIKPSVLVSDELRMTFPVRDGIVLAPFRLEHNLAVSNHVFQLRPSVHQTLMYRHDLELQFKCYHHEDRQMSTNWPASVQVSVNANPLCIERGDNKSSHKPLYLKEVCQAGRNTIQITVTACCCSHLFVLQLVHRPTVRSVLQGLLRKRLLPAEHCITKIKRNFSNEASSNCLEDTGVEQTAVKVSLKCPITFRRITLPARGPDCKHIQCFDLESYLQLNCERGSWRCPVCNKAASLEGLEVDQFMWGILTAVQSVEFEEVTIDASSSWKPVPLKPDIKDEEPVIENCQSAKRFKAMSPGSMTMPTMNNYEGMVPSPYGTLPPPDYCQGQGTVPSSNMPNFNNFDNFNPAQRGTNFGTAQMQHFEDTNIAANDLVSVEKRFNPDAQIHSPLNASHPTTQPLRQSTHLSPMGQHPQHQQHPQQHQAHQQQSHQQRTMNSMKPPTPGMPPVSNSHANMMQHADPLQSNQMPQNMPPSQNSRNVMSNNNGGLPNPSQNHQNNRMTHSSELNFDPAAVIEGEEETGLDLLPDTVVDADLLSLLGQEQAPNSTDTSDELLLFLDP; from the exons ATGCTATCACTTTGGTGTGAGGACTTAGGAAGATTATTATTGTTACGGCATCAAAAGAATAGAACAAGTGAAACCGGCAGACACACCCCTTCCCTTACCCCCGCTAATATGCACTCTCAGATGTCAAAGGGCATGCAGCCAAATATGTTACAAGG ACCTGATCCTGGACTTTCTTGGCAGGGACCACCTCGACAGTCACATCATCAGCAACCCTCATTGAGTGTAGTAACAACAGTATGGGGTGTCACACAAACGACTAATAGTGCACCAAATACCAATAATTCATTTGTACAAGGAG GTAACAATCCAATCAATGGAATGAATAACACACAGTTTTTACAACAGCAAGACTCTTACACAGCTAATCACATTGCACAGGCAAAAGGATTCCCAATGAACGGACCAGGACCATATCGGAGGGACTCGCAGCCTTACAGAGGACCAGCTAATGGCTACCCACAAAACCCTCATAACACGCACCAACCGGGTATGCAAGGTGACATGGCCCAACCTGCAGCTGCAGCGGCGGCAGCAGCTGTAGCTGCAGCGGCTGCAACGGCAACTGCTACAGCAACAGCAACAGTGTTGAAAGAGcaacagcaacaacagcagcagcaacagcagCAAGGAATGGATTACGGTGGT atgagACCAGGCCCAGGTTTCAACCAGCCATTTCCAGGGCAACCAAACAATTTTGgaaacaaacaacaaatgtaCAGCTCAGGTATGCAGAGGCAGTACCCACAGTATATGAAGCGGCCCTACCCAGGCCACCCGGGTCATATGAATCAGCCAGGGTTCAACCCTCAG GCTGCATCTAACCCAGCATATCAGAACATGCATAATGTTCCACCAAACTCATACCAAAAGATGTCAAATACGTTTCAAGCTCAATCACGGATGGCCTCGCCGAACTTCATGGTACGTCAGAAAATGCCATTAAGGAGCGATTATGGAAGTATGGGCGGTAACGGACCATTTTTTAGGGATCACCCTATGGGCATGCAATACAACCAACCAAATATTGGACAGTTACCA AATTCACATGCTGTGAATTTCCAGCACTCACCAGGTGGTATGCCCGGTAACCCAACTCCGCCTCTCACCCCAGGCCCAAACATTCCTTCCTATATGTCACCGACCCCACAGGACGTTAAGCCATACCCAAATGGCCCACCAGATTTGAAGAACTACTCCAATGGCCCAGCAGACATGAAATCCTACTCCAATGGTCCTGTTGACATAAAGCCTTCAG TGCTAGTATCTGATGAACTTCGGATGACATTCCCAGTCAGAGATGGTATCGTCTTAGCCCCCTTCCGATTGGAGCACAATTTGGCAGTCAGCAACCATGTCTTCCAACTCCGACCATCCGTTCATCAAACACTTATGTACAG GCATGATCTTGAACTGCAATTTAAATGCTACCACCATGAGGACCGGCAGATGAGCACAAACTGGCCAGCATCGGTGCAAGTCAGTGTGAATGCCAATCCATTGTGCATTGAGAGGGGAGACAACAAGAGTTCACATAAaccattatatttaaaagaagtGTGTCAAGCTGGTAGAAACACAATACAAATCACAGTTACTGCCTGCTGTTGT tcaCATCTCTTCGTTTTACAACTGGTTCATCGGCCAACAGTCAGGTCGGTTCTTCAAGGTCTATTAAGAAAACGCCTTTTACCCGCTGAACATTGTATTACCAAAA ttaaaagAAACTTTTCAAACGAAGCATCATCAAACTGTTTAGAAGACACCGGTGTTGAGCAGACGGCGGTGAAGGTTTCGTTAAAATGTCCAATCACATTTAGGCGGATAACATTACCTGCACGTGGTCCAGACTGTAAACACATACAATGTTTTGATTTAGAATCATATCTGCAATTAAATTGTGAACGAGGTTCTTGGCGATGTCCTGTTTGCAA TAAAGCAGCATCTCTTGAAGGATTAGAAGTTGACCAATTTATGTGGGGCATTCTCACCGCAGTCCAATCAGTAGAATTTGAAGAGGTTACGATCGATGCAAGTTCAAGTTGGAAACCTGTACCGCTAAAACCAGACATAAAAGACGAAGAACCGG TAATTGAAAACTGCCAGTCTGCTAAAAGATTTAAAGCAATGTCTCCAGGAAGTATGACTATGCCTACTATGAACAATTATGAAGGCATGGTACCCTCACCATATGGAACACTACCTCCACCAGACTATTGTCAAG GTCAGGGCACGGTTCCAAGTTCAAACATGCCAAACTTTAATAATTTTGACAACTTCAACCCAGCACAAAGGGGGACAAATTTTGGCACTGCTCAAATGCAGCATTTTGAAGATACAAACATTGCAGCCAATGATTTAGTCAGTGTTGAAAAAAGATTTAACCCAGATGCCCAG ATCCACTCACCATTAAATGCCTCCCACCCAACTACACAACCACTGCGGCAATCTACTCACCTGTCCCCAATGGGACAACATCCTCAACACCAACAGCATCCGCAACAACATCAAGCACATCAGCAACAATCACATCAGCAACGAACTATGAACTCTATGAAACCACCCACGCCAGGCATGCCTCCAGTCAGCAATAGTCACGCGAATATGATGCAGCATGCAGACCCACTACAGTCAAATCAGATGCCACAAAATATGCCACCAAGCCAAAATAGTCGGAATGTAATGTCAAATAATAATGGCGGATTACCGAACCCATCCCAAAACCACCAAAACAATAGAATGACACATTCATCAGAGTTGAACTTTGACCCAGCAGCTGTTATAGAAGGGGAAGAAGAAACTGGTTTGGAT CTTTTACCAGACACAGTAGTAGATGCAGATTTGTTATCACTTCTTGGCCAAGAGCAAGCGCCAAACAGTACTGATACAAGTGATGAACTCTTGCTTTTCCTCGACCCATAG
- the LOC140051045 gene encoding zinc finger MIZ domain-containing protein 1-like isoform X1 yields the protein MIRPPMDRHIQQTNNRLLCIKEQLCDISTFQAAAVELLEWCEDPRAFQSSFEASLIACLTVVSQVSAKNGYDLDIGYRLLAVCASHREKFSPKSAAMLSLWCEDLGRLLLLRHQKNRTSETGRHTPSLTPANMHSQMSKGMQPNMLQGPDPGLSWQGPPRQSHHQQPSLSVVTTVWGVTQTTNSAPNTNNSFVQGGNNPINGMNNTQFLQQQDSYTANHIAQAKGFPMNGPGPYRRDSQPYRGPANGYPQNPHNTHQPGMQGDMAQPAAAAAAAAVAAAAATATATATATVLKEQQQQQQQQQQQGMDYGGMRPGPGFNQPFPGQPNNFGNKQQMYSSGMQRQYPQYMKRPYPGHPGHMNQPGFNPQAASNPAYQNMHNVPPNSYQKMSNTFQAQSRMASPNFMVRQKMPLRSDYGSMGGNGPFFRDHPMGMQYNQPNIGQLPNSHAVNFQHSPGGMPGNPTPPLTPGPNIPSYMSPTPQDVKPYPNGPPDLKNYSNGPADMKSYSNGPVDIKPSVLVSDELRMTFPVRDGIVLAPFRLEHNLAVSNHVFQLRPSVHQTLMYRHDLELQFKCYHHEDRQMSTNWPASVQVSVNANPLCIERGDNKSSHKPLYLKEVCQAGRNTIQITVTACCCSHLFVLQLVHRPTVRSVLQGLLRKRLLPAEHCITKIKRNFSNEASSNCLEDTGVEQTAVKVSLKCPITFRRITLPARGPDCKHIQCFDLESYLQLNCERGSWRCPVCNKAASLEGLEVDQFMWGILTAVQSVEFEEVTIDASSSWKPVPLKPDIKDEEPVIENCQSAKRFKAMSPGSMTMPTMNNYEGMVPSPYGTLPPPDYCQGQGTVPSSNMPNFNNFDNFNPAQRGTNFGTAQMQHFEDTNIAANDLVSVEKRFNPDAQIHSPLNASHPTTQPLRQSTHLSPMGQHPQHQQHPQQHQAHQQQSHQQRTMNSMKPPTPGMPPVSNSHANMMQHADPLQSNQMPQNMPPSQNSRNVMSNNNGGLPNPSQNHQNNRMTHSSELNFDPAAVIEGEEETGLDLLPDTVVDADLLSLLGQEQAPNSTDTSDELLLFLDP from the exons CTATGCTATCACTTTGGTGTGAGGACTTAGGAAGATTATTATTGTTACGGCATCAAAAGAATAGAACAAGTGAAACCGGCAGACACACCCCTTCCCTTACCCCCGCTAATATGCACTCTCAGATGTCAAAGGGCATGCAGCCAAATATGTTACAAGG ACCTGATCCTGGACTTTCTTGGCAGGGACCACCTCGACAGTCACATCATCAGCAACCCTCATTGAGTGTAGTAACAACAGTATGGGGTGTCACACAAACGACTAATAGTGCACCAAATACCAATAATTCATTTGTACAAGGAG GTAACAATCCAATCAATGGAATGAATAACACACAGTTTTTACAACAGCAAGACTCTTACACAGCTAATCACATTGCACAGGCAAAAGGATTCCCAATGAACGGACCAGGACCATATCGGAGGGACTCGCAGCCTTACAGAGGACCAGCTAATGGCTACCCACAAAACCCTCATAACACGCACCAACCGGGTATGCAAGGTGACATGGCCCAACCTGCAGCTGCAGCGGCGGCAGCAGCTGTAGCTGCAGCGGCTGCAACGGCAACTGCTACAGCAACAGCAACAGTGTTGAAAGAGcaacagcaacaacagcagcagcaacagcagCAAGGAATGGATTACGGTGGT atgagACCAGGCCCAGGTTTCAACCAGCCATTTCCAGGGCAACCAAACAATTTTGgaaacaaacaacaaatgtaCAGCTCAGGTATGCAGAGGCAGTACCCACAGTATATGAAGCGGCCCTACCCAGGCCACCCGGGTCATATGAATCAGCCAGGGTTCAACCCTCAG GCTGCATCTAACCCAGCATATCAGAACATGCATAATGTTCCACCAAACTCATACCAAAAGATGTCAAATACGTTTCAAGCTCAATCACGGATGGCCTCGCCGAACTTCATGGTACGTCAGAAAATGCCATTAAGGAGCGATTATGGAAGTATGGGCGGTAACGGACCATTTTTTAGGGATCACCCTATGGGCATGCAATACAACCAACCAAATATTGGACAGTTACCA AATTCACATGCTGTGAATTTCCAGCACTCACCAGGTGGTATGCCCGGTAACCCAACTCCGCCTCTCACCCCAGGCCCAAACATTCCTTCCTATATGTCACCGACCCCACAGGACGTTAAGCCATACCCAAATGGCCCACCAGATTTGAAGAACTACTCCAATGGCCCAGCAGACATGAAATCCTACTCCAATGGTCCTGTTGACATAAAGCCTTCAG TGCTAGTATCTGATGAACTTCGGATGACATTCCCAGTCAGAGATGGTATCGTCTTAGCCCCCTTCCGATTGGAGCACAATTTGGCAGTCAGCAACCATGTCTTCCAACTCCGACCATCCGTTCATCAAACACTTATGTACAG GCATGATCTTGAACTGCAATTTAAATGCTACCACCATGAGGACCGGCAGATGAGCACAAACTGGCCAGCATCGGTGCAAGTCAGTGTGAATGCCAATCCATTGTGCATTGAGAGGGGAGACAACAAGAGTTCACATAAaccattatatttaaaagaagtGTGTCAAGCTGGTAGAAACACAATACAAATCACAGTTACTGCCTGCTGTTGT tcaCATCTCTTCGTTTTACAACTGGTTCATCGGCCAACAGTCAGGTCGGTTCTTCAAGGTCTATTAAGAAAACGCCTTTTACCCGCTGAACATTGTATTACCAAAA ttaaaagAAACTTTTCAAACGAAGCATCATCAAACTGTTTAGAAGACACCGGTGTTGAGCAGACGGCGGTGAAGGTTTCGTTAAAATGTCCAATCACATTTAGGCGGATAACATTACCTGCACGTGGTCCAGACTGTAAACACATACAATGTTTTGATTTAGAATCATATCTGCAATTAAATTGTGAACGAGGTTCTTGGCGATGTCCTGTTTGCAA TAAAGCAGCATCTCTTGAAGGATTAGAAGTTGACCAATTTATGTGGGGCATTCTCACCGCAGTCCAATCAGTAGAATTTGAAGAGGTTACGATCGATGCAAGTTCAAGTTGGAAACCTGTACCGCTAAAACCAGACATAAAAGACGAAGAACCGG TAATTGAAAACTGCCAGTCTGCTAAAAGATTTAAAGCAATGTCTCCAGGAAGTATGACTATGCCTACTATGAACAATTATGAAGGCATGGTACCCTCACCATATGGAACACTACCTCCACCAGACTATTGTCAAG GTCAGGGCACGGTTCCAAGTTCAAACATGCCAAACTTTAATAATTTTGACAACTTCAACCCAGCACAAAGGGGGACAAATTTTGGCACTGCTCAAATGCAGCATTTTGAAGATACAAACATTGCAGCCAATGATTTAGTCAGTGTTGAAAAAAGATTTAACCCAGATGCCCAG ATCCACTCACCATTAAATGCCTCCCACCCAACTACACAACCACTGCGGCAATCTACTCACCTGTCCCCAATGGGACAACATCCTCAACACCAACAGCATCCGCAACAACATCAAGCACATCAGCAACAATCACATCAGCAACGAACTATGAACTCTATGAAACCACCCACGCCAGGCATGCCTCCAGTCAGCAATAGTCACGCGAATATGATGCAGCATGCAGACCCACTACAGTCAAATCAGATGCCACAAAATATGCCACCAAGCCAAAATAGTCGGAATGTAATGTCAAATAATAATGGCGGATTACCGAACCCATCCCAAAACCACCAAAACAATAGAATGACACATTCATCAGAGTTGAACTTTGACCCAGCAGCTGTTATAGAAGGGGAAGAAGAAACTGGTTTGGAT CTTTTACCAGACACAGTAGTAGATGCAGATTTGTTATCACTTCTTGGCCAAGAGCAAGCGCCAAACAGTACTGATACAAGTGATGAACTCTTGCTTTTCCTCGACCCATAG